The Drosophila nasuta strain 15112-1781.00 chromosome 2R, ASM2355853v1, whole genome shotgun sequence genome segment atggaaaatttgaaatccaTGGCCCAACAAAAGCTGCTTATCCAacccacaacagcagcagttgtgcTTAATTCTTTTGTGATATATTCGGTTCTATGCTTTTTGCGGCTTACACCAAGTTTTGTAATGTGTATGTAATTACAAACTTCATAATGTGCatcaaaaagcaaaatcaacaacaaacaaaatcaatGCCATTAGAGCCGCAACAGCACCCACTGTGCCCCAcatggaaatgaaaaacaaaaactaagaGTGAAGTGCACTTCACTATTTCATTATGTGTATAATTGTATGCAACAAATTAGCAACTGAAAGGGATAGCACACTTGTgagttataaaaataaattaattcctaaattaaatatgtgaTTTTATTAGCGAGGTACAAAAAAGTTTCAAGGATGCAAACTACAAAATGTAttgtacgtatacgtattgtaaaaagtaaataaaaacaaaggtTTTTTACTTggatacaatttatttttagaagcGAATTATTAACTAGAAAATAAAGGAAATCGTGTAGCAAGCAAGTGTGATATgcttataattaaaatattgtgctataaatagaaaacaaaagtattaTTTACTTGTGATACCTTCATTAAATATGGTTCGAAAAATAAATGTCCGAATTTAATTCTAAGTCATTTTCAATTCGTTTAGTGTTTTGTTTACGCTCAAGATTGATGAGCTTTATTGATTGGTATGAGAAAGATATTTAATATCGGgcatttttttagtttatgaATCATTTACGGTATCATAAAATGTAACAGATAATCGATATACTCCATTTATGGGTTACAGTGTATCGCAAATACACGTTTTATGCCATGTTTGATTAGTTAAACAAACGATTCATGTGCCGTATTTTGTTCAAGGACCATTTGGTAACAAACTGCTAATACTTCGGCAACAAATCCCACAAACAAgccataaatttatatactatattactTACACATATAGTAGTACTTGTACTCATATTTATGTCGTGGGAGTAGAGAGTGTCGAAGAGTGGGTATGAAGCTCAGCTAATCCGTTATGATTTCGACGTCAGCTTATTTATTGCcgtttgttttcgttttcattatCGTCACTTATCGATCGCAGGTTGTGTCATTCTGATTATGTATATGAGacgtaattgaatttaattaaagattGTCGCCATGACGAATTggtattaattaaaaaattgtctGTTACAGTGTCGGATCTCTCTGACATAATACTTATCGCACTTATTGTGTGATCTAATCAAATCAGACATTTTTCGAAAAGTTTTAAACATTCCTAGACGATTGTATCACGTGACATGACAAACTCGCACTTGCTCTGTGTAGCACTGTGTAACTTTGCCCCGCCCAACTGGGGCATGAATTGAACGATTTGTGCACCACTAATCAATTGTAATTGCCGATTGAACATTGGACCGTTCACATGTGTCAAATATCTAGGCGACGCTCAAAGAAATTTACACAGTGTCTGCCCTTGCAGGCAACGAGATCACAGCACAACAGTCTATGCAAAACTTTGTCATAATCAATTCAGTGCAACAAGCCACCATACCATTTCATTTCAAGCCTCAGTACTCGGTTCCAGTACCTCGATACGTCAATAGACCActgtgaaaaaaaaaaacaaaataatagcGTAGGCAAATATTTCGACGCGTATTTGTATGCCtttcaattgaaatcgaaTTGAATAAATTCTCCTTGATTTAATTGCAATATCTATTGGTGTGACGACAATTccggcggcggcggcgtcaAATATGCCAAGCTACGCCCATCATCGCACATTCGATAACCCAATTTGGCAATTTCAATGGCTCCATTGCTATTGATAATCTATTATTATCTTTATATCCACTGGCCGAACTATCAAGCGGTAAGAGCTAACGGgctgaattttattttagtgtCAACCAGTCACATATTCGAATTGGATAAAAGCTTAATTGGCCAAAGCAAGCCAAATAAGCAGCTGAATCATCAAATGAAttcagcaacaaattttggcgccaatttttaaatgcttCATCGAcgatttatttgaatttccaGCTTTGTTTATATCTTTTTAaacattcaataataatttttattgctataaataaattatcgTTGATGTGTAAATTTTGCTATAGAGTTTTGAAGTTTAGCATATTAGCATATTAATGTtgaacatatttaaaatgtgtgtaaAATGTTCAGGATTTTAAATTATCTATGGTTTACCTTAGGTTTATTATAGGAATATTTGTTAGTCTAAGTTTCCCTCAGAAAGTCTCAATCTCCACTTGAAGTTTTCAATATGCAACTTTTAAGAGTACTTTACATTGACCTAGAcgaattaaattacaaataaaactttttttctACTACTtctattaattataattgattATCAATTATAACTCAAGTGCGACAATTAAAATCATAACTTAATTTAATCTTatctcaaataaatatttttgacatACCTCTTAAGAAAGCAACactaaatcatttaattatgttttagGTGAATTTGGCAAATACCAATTCTTCCAGTTCTTCCTACAAGTGTTGTCGGGTCTGACAGCCGGTCTGCATATGTTGTCACTGGTGACTGTTGCCGCAGTGCCAGAGCATCGTTGCTACATTCCCGGCGTGGACAACAGCACCTTTTCACAGGTGCCATGGAATTCGAGCGACATTCTGGAGCACATTCCGTTGAAGGAGAGTGGCGAGCTGGACTCGTGCCACATGTACAATGTGAGTGCTGGCGACCGCAATTTGATTCCCTGCGAAAAATATGTGTATGACACAACATACTACAAAACATCGCGCACCATCGACTGGGACTTTGTCTGCGAACGTCGCTGGATGGGTTCCATCATTCAGACTGTGTTCATGTTGGGCGTCTTTACGGGCGCAGTGACTTTGGGTGGCCTCGCCGATAAGGTTGGCCGCAAAACTGTCTTCTGCTGGTCTGCTCTGCTGCAGTTGATCATCGGTGTGGGTGTCGCCTTCATTCCCGAATACTTTTCTGTTATGGTGGCTCGCTTTTTGTTGGGCATTGTGGGCTCAGCAGGTGCTTATATCTGCGGCTTTGTGCTGACCATGGAGCTGGTGGGACCCACCAAGCGTACCGTGTGCGGTATAACTTTCCAGGTGAGTTAAATCCAGATATTTCTTTTAGACAACTTTACTAACGTTATTCCACTTTTAGGCTGTATTTGCTGGCGGCATTATGCTTGTGGCTGGGTGGGGAGCCATTATCAAGGATCGCACATGGCTGCAGGTAGTCTATGGTCTGCATGGCTTACTCTTCATCGGTCATTGGTGGCTGTTGGATGAATCGCCGCGTTGGCTTTGGATGCAGGGACGTGCTGCCGAAGCTGTCGAAATTGTCGCTAAGGGATTGCGCATCAATGGCTCGGGTATTAGTGTCGACAAGGATTACTATGTGCAAAAAGCTAAGCAGCAGGCGGCCGTCGAGGAAAAGTCCAGTGCCGGGCTTAGTGATCTTTTCCGCACTCCAAATTTGCGCATGAAGACACTTAATGTTTGCCTGTGTTGGTTTGCCAACTCGATTGTCTACTATGGACTCTCGCTGAGCGCTGGCAAGCTGTACGGCAATCCCTACTTTATACTGTTCCTCATGGGTCTGGTGGAGTTCCCCACCTACATCACACTGGTGTTTGTCTTGGATCGCTTGGGACGTCGGTCGATCACATCCACTTTAATGTTGGGTGGCGGCCTCTGCTGCATTATAGCTGCGTTTATTGCTCAGGGCAGCACACTCTCCACCAGCATTGTTATGCTGGGCAAGCTGCTCATTGCCGGCTCCTTTGCTGTCATCTATAACTATTCGGCGGAACTGTTTCCCACCGTGGTGCGCAACTCGGCCATGGGCTTGGGCTCAATGTCGGCTCGTCTATCGGGCGCATTAACGCCACTGATTACCCTGTTGGGTGATTCATTCGATCCCAAAATTCCGGCCGTGCTATTCGGCTTGGTGGCCTTGCTTTCTGGCTTCTGGGTCATGTTCCTGCCAGAGACAATGAACAAACCCATGCCAGAGTCGATAGAAGATGGTGAGAACTTCGGCAAGGGCGACACCTGGTTCAGTCAATGTGCTGGTCGCAAGCCGCGCCAGGACAGTGTTTATCCCGATGATCCGGAGCAAATGGTGCCACTCAAAACCATTGAGAGTAAATAGGAAATGccaaagtttattttgttttattttgttaaacattctcatacacgcacacacacattccatGGTTGCTTCTGTAGCAACTTTAGTTAAGTTTCAACCTGTTAATAAATTGAGAAATTTGAAAGTTGCCTGGGCCAATGTTACAACATCCAAGTGCAGCATTCCTGCACTCTTGGCCTCAGTTTCTCGTCTACTCttgtttttgtaaaattcGTGTATTATTTTGGAATCTCTACTCAGAAAATTCTTTGCTTGAAACGAGACTTAGTTGAGTCATccaaaaagtatgctgcaaatattttcaaagtcAAAAAGCAATTTTTTCCGGATTGCAGAAATGTTCAATTTCGTTTACCACAATAATTTTGGTCGAACTTTGTGTCTATTATCAATAAGTGTTCggataattgcaattaaattggcGAGAGACTCCCAGGGCAAAACAAATGCATACCAACTGTCAAATGATTCAACTGTTCGCACGCCCATTAAATAAATCAGAACAAATGAGTTAGTATTTCTTCGTTTTAAATTGgtatttgttttagtttttgtttttctttttgtttttggtacATTTGAGAACATTcatcattttgaatttgaatataatttcgATTTTGCATTAACTTTGTGTTTGCTTctgttttcaaattataacTAATAGATTTCAATACGTATTTCAATAGTCAGATATAGTATGTGGATATCTGAGTTCTCTCTGGCTTACAATTAGATcaacatttacatatacatacacagaTATAATTTGCTGaacatacatattcatatcTGTCCTTACAGGGGAGGGCTTTCgcataaagttttttttagttatagtttccgtttccgttccGCTTCTGCGTCAGCTTCCGCTTCCGTTTCGTTTAATTCATTTTGCTAAACACAGACAAATACATGCAGAGTTTCATAACAATGAAGGTACAGTTAGATATTGTGTGAATTGCCAGCGAATAGCCAGTAACAGTAACAAGTAACGAGTAGCTGACATCGATATCGATACAAGTACTATTATGCTATACAACAAGTACACAAACAAGACACCAAGAGCGAGAAACAACGCGACTTTGACTTCGAGTTCGTATGCAAACGAGAAACACAtctataattaattttcagcTCCACTTGGCGCTGTCGCACATTAAGATAAGCTAATCATCTTCTGCATCATCGATAAATGCTCGGCGGCTACACACGGAAGTTGGGGGACAAATGAAACGCTCCACAAAAACATTGTGTGAGCGAGCGATTACGATTACTTAATACAAAACATAGCTACATGTAAATTAATCACAAtcgaattatttaaaattatttacacaaaaaatactCAACCACAAGGCTGAGAACCCCAGGTGGTGGTCACCAGGTCCAATTGACCAACCGATTATCCCATTTACAAATCATCATCCATCATCAGGTCAACTGCAACCCATTTGGACATTGGCCATCTAAAACGTTGCTCAGTGTGTTTTGGGGCTTGGGGCGTTGgacacctctctctctctttaattCTCCATCAGCCGACTGAAGT includes the following:
- the LOC132784193 gene encoding organic cation transporter protein — its product is MAVDYVLEELMGKLGEFGKYQFFQFFLQVLSGLTAGLHMLSLVTVAAVPEHRCYIPGVDNSTFSQVPWNSSDILEHIPLKESGELDSCHMYNVSAGDRNLIPCEKYVYDTTYYKTSRTIDWDFVCERRWMGSIIQTVFMLGVFTGAVTLGGLADKVGRKTVFCWSALLQLIIGVGVAFIPEYFSVMVARFLLGIVGSAGAYICGFVLTMELVGPTKRTVCGITFQAVFAGGIMLVAGWGAIIKDRTWLQVVYGLHGLLFIGHWWLLDESPRWLWMQGRAAEAVEIVAKGLRINGSGISVDKDYYVQKAKQQAAVEEKSSAGLSDLFRTPNLRMKTLNVCLCWFANSIVYYGLSLSAGKLYGNPYFILFLMGLVEFPTYITLVFVLDRLGRRSITSTLMLGGGLCCIIAAFIAQGSTLSTSIVMLGKLLIAGSFAVIYNYSAELFPTVVRNSAMGLGSMSARLSGALTPLITLLGDSFDPKIPAVLFGLVALLSGFWVMFLPETMNKPMPESIEDGENFGKGDTWFSQCAGRKPRQDSVYPDDPEQMVPLKTIESK